A region of Aquarana catesbeiana isolate 2022-GZ linkage group LG08, ASM4218655v1, whole genome shotgun sequence DNA encodes the following proteins:
- the LOC141104622 gene encoding uncharacterized protein has product MMENRPPLTSPDGSSNVNRPERCPRPLYSRDSTQEHQEIPQEDQVEGLVVVKIEDEEPYVKASELHMEEETPPEISTDPRDTQRDFKVEEEEGGRVRIKVEDVPVEISTDPGNTRGIQRNIKVEKKDRRVRIKEEENPMEISAGVYSNGNKQERCPGPLYSWDSPQEHHRIPKDNQRESLVKVKEELEETFVGCNELPEIGADGRYRSYETQPIICPEGDLEDDDVTDNSSDEMPITSSPQSPLPSADSSSPKRFPCSECKKSFIKKENLLTHQRIHRGEDPLSCSECGKSFIWKRQLVIHQRSHTGEKSLSCSECGKSFSERSNLVRHQKSHSAERPFACSQCSKCFTDRTKLNNHQRTHTGEKPYSCSECGERFSRKSSLTRHEKFHRGEKPYSCTECGKCFTERANLVTHYRTHTGDRPYSCSKCGRAFKQRSDLVRHEKVHLRYQWLFCSECGQQFALKDSLIAHLRTHIAQEVSASGNNS; this is encoded by the exons atgatggagaaccggccacccctcacatcaccgg atggatccagtaatgtaAACcgaccagagagatgtcctcgtcctctgtattcccgggactccacacaggaacatcaggagatccctcaggAGGATCAG GTTGAGGGTCTGGTTGTTGTTAAAATTGAAGATGAAGAGCCATATGTGAAGGCCAGTGAGTTGCATATGGAGGAGGAAAcccctccagagatcagcacag ACCCTAGAGACACTCAGAGAGATTTcaaagtggaggaggaggaaggaggacgtGTGAGGATTAAAGTGGAGGACGTTCCtgtagagatcagcacag ACCCCGGAAACACCAGAGGGATTCAGAGAAATATCAAAGTTGAGAAGAAAGACAGACGTGTGAGGATTAAAGAGGAGGAGAATCCTATGGAGATTAGCGCAG GTGTCTATAGCAACGGAAATAAACAAGAGAGATGCCCTGGCCCCCTTTATTCTTGGGATTCCCCACAGGAACATCACAGGATCCCTAAAGATAATCAG AGGGAAAGTTTGGTCAAAGTCAAAGAGGAACTAGAAGAAACATTTGTGGGCTGTAATGAGCTTCCAGAGATCGGTgcag ATGGACGTTACAGAAGTTACGAAACACAGCCCATTATCTGTCCAGAGGGTGACTTAGAAGACGATGACGTCACAGACAACTCCTCAGATGAAATGCCTATTACCTCAAGCCCTCAGTCGCCCCTCCCCAGCGCGGACTCGTCTTCTCCAAAACGCTTTCCCTGTTCTGAGTGTAAGAAAAGTTTCATCAAAAAAGAAAACCTTCTTACGCACCAGCGAATTCACAGAGGGGAGGACCCATTGTCGTGTTCGGAATGCGGCAAAAGTTTCATTTGGAAAAGGCAACTGGTCATACACCAGAGAAGCCACACTGGGGAGAAGTCGCTttcctgttcggagtgcgggaagagTTTTAGCGAAAGGTCTAACCTGGTCAGACACCAAAAGAGCCACTCGGCCGAGAGGCCGTTCGCTTGCTCGCAGTGCAGCAAATGTTTTACTGACAGAACGAAGCTCAACAACCACCAGAGGactcacaccggggagaagccatattcgtgTTCCGAATGCGGGGAGCGGTTTTCGCGGAAGTCGTCTCTTACCAGGCACGAAAAATTTCACAGAGGGGAGAAACCGTATTCGTGCACGGAGTGTGGGAAATGCTTTACCGAACGGGCAAACCTTGTGACGCATTACAGGACTCACACTGGCGATCGTCCGTATTCTTGTTCCAAGTGCGGGAGGGCTTTTAAGCAGAGATCTGACCTGGTTAGACACGAGAAAGTCCACTTACGTTATCAGTGGCTCTTCTGTTCTGAATGCGGGCAGCAGTTTGCGCTGAAAGACTCTCTTATAGCGCATCTTCGTACACACATTGCGCAAGAGGTTTCTGCCTCAGGAAACAACAGTTGA